The sequence below is a genomic window from Cryobacterium arcticum.
CGCGGTGTAGCCCACGATCTTCTCGCCGTCGCCGCCGGCGCTCCAGAGCCGCTTCTCGCGGCGGTCGAAGTTGTTGCCGATCACGGCGTTCGCGGCCGAGAGGATGTTCTGGGTGGAGCGGTAGTTCTGCTCGAGCAGGATCACCTTGGTGCCCGGGAAGTCCCGCTCGAACTCGGTGATGTTACGGCTGGAGGCGCCGCGGAAGGCGTAGATCGACTGGTCGGAGTCGCCCACCACGGTGAGCGAGGCGCCGGGGATCTGCCCGGACGCATCCTGCAGGTTCTTGACGTGCAGGCCCTGGTCCTCCATGTCGTCGGCCAGCTCCGGGTCGACGGGGCGGGTGAGCTCACGCACGAGCGCGTACTGGGCGTGGTTGGTGTCCTGGTATTCGTCGACCAGGATGTGCCGGAACCGGCGCCGGTACAGCGCCGCGACCTTGGGGAAGGCCCGGAACAGGAACACGGTCTCGCCGATCAGGTCGTCGAAGTCGAGGGCACTGGCCGCGCGGAGCCGCCGGGTGTACTGGCGGAAGATCTCGACGAACATGACCTCCTGCGGGTCGCTCATGTTCGCGTTGCGGGCGTAGGAGTCCACATCCGCCAGTTCGTTCTTGAGCTTGGAGATCTTGGAGGCGACGTTGCCGGGCGTGAAGCCGAGGGTGTCGGCGTCAAGCTGCTTGATGATGCGCTTGATGGTGACCTTGGAGTCGGCCGAGTCGTAGATGCTGAAGTTGGTCGACAGGCCCGCGCTCTCGGCCTCGCGGCGCAGGATGCGCACGCAGGAGGAGTGGAAGGTGCTGATCCACATGCCGTCGGAGGCCTGGCCGAGCAGGCCGCGCACGCGTTCGCGCATCTCGGCGGCGGCCTTGTTGGTGAACGTGATCGCGAGGATCTGGCTGGGCCAGGCCTCGCGGCTCTCGATCAGCCCGGCGACCCGGCGGGTGAGCACGCTGGTCTTGCCCGAGCCGGCGCCGGCGACGATGAGCAGGGCCGGGCCGCGGTATTGCACGGCCTCGAGCTGCTGCGGGTTGAGGCCGTCGAACAGCGGGTTCTGCTGCTCATCGCTACCGTGCGCCCCGTCGTGCGGGCCCGCCCGTCCGTCGAGGATGATCGGGGTCGCCGAGGGCCGCGTGGCCGGAGTGTTGGGCAGGTCTGAAGACAAAGTCATGGCCGGTCAATTCTAGGCGCAGCGGCTGACACCGGTGCCGGGCGCGGGTCAGTACTGCGAGAGCGGATGCGGCATCCGGGTGTGCAGGCCGTCCCGCACGAACACCGCCAGGTCGGGGTGGTCGGCGAAGACGCCGTCGATGCCGGTGTCCATGATCGTGCGGAACTCGGCCTGCCAGTTGCCCACGTCGGCCTTGCGGGTGCCCACCCGGTTGCCGGGGGCGAGGAAACGGTTCTCCGGGCGCAGCGTCCAGGTGTAGATCTGCAGGCCGGCGGCATGAGCGGAATCGACCAGGTCGGAGGCGCCGTCCACGACACCGTGCTCATCCGTGTTGAGGATCAGGGACTTGGGCACGCTGATGCCGTCGACCTGGTGGCCGAGCTGGTAGAGCGCGAGGTCGGTGAGGTAGTCGGCGTAGCTGGTGGCGCGGTCGCCGAAGCGGGCCACCAGGTCGGCGGGGGCTCCGGTGGCCTCGAGCAGGAACACCCGGCGGCCGAAGATACCCCTGGCCTGCACCTGGGCCAGCACGGTGCGTTCGAAGCTCTCGATGGTGAGTCTGCCCTCGCCGGTGTTCCAGCCGGCCTCGTTCACCTCGGCGGCGAAGAGTTCGTCCAGCGGCAGGCCGATGGACTCGAAGTAGCTGGCGTGCTTGAGCTCGGCCACGATGCCGAGTTCCCGGTCGAGCGGGGCCTCGGCCAGGTCGACGAGGCGGAACAGGTCACGCAGACGCATGATCGGGAAGAGCCCGTCGAAGCTGGCGCTCATGCCGCGGAGGGCGGGCAGCCGCTCCCTGGCCCGGAGTGTGGTCAGCTCGGCCCAGGTGAAGTCCTCGGTGAACCAGCCGGTGAGGGCGACGCCGTCGATGACCTTCGAGGTTTGTCGGTCGGCGAATTCGGGGTGGGCGGCCACATCCGTCGTGCCGGAGATCTCGTTCTCGTGCCGCAGCACCAGAACCCCGTCCTGCGTGGCCACGATGTCGGGTTCGACGGCGTCGGCGCCGAGGGCGAACGCGAGGCGGTAGGCGGCCTCGGTGTGCTCCGGCCGGTAGCCGCTGGCTCCGCGATGGCCGATCACAAGGGGTTTCATGACACAAGGTTAGCTGCGCGTCGCTGTGGGCTGCGAGAATCTGGAGTTATGACCACTCGGATCGATCCGGCCGCCCGCGTGCGCTGGGGCGACCCCCGGTGGCGGTACGGAATCGGCCTGGTCACGATCGTGCTCGGCGCGGCGGCGACCAACCTCATCAGCACCTACAGCCTGTGGTTCCTGGCTGTCGGTCCGGCCGTGCAGTTGCTCGGCTGGCTGATCCTGCCGGGGGCGTTGTGGCGCCGGCTGCTGGTTCTGCTGCCGTGCCTGGTGGCGGCGCTCGTGCTCGTGGCCGGGCCGGACTTCGCCGGGGCCTTCGCCGTGCTCCTGGGCGGATGGCTGTTCGCCCGGCACCGCCCGGTGCTGAGCTATCTGGCGCTGCTGCCGGTGATCGTGCTGAGCTTCGTGCTCAAGGCGCTGCTGCACGAGTACGGGCAGAACTGGATCGCACTGCTCAGCGGCGCGCTCACCACGGTGGCGTGCGCCTGGCTCGGCTGGGCGCTGATGCTGTGGCGCCGACGGATGCTCGATGCCTGGCGGGCGCGACGGCGGCTGCGGGCGGCGCAGGGTGCATCGGTGCTCGTGGTTGATGCGCCCCCTGTCAACCCTGAGTAGTCTCTCAGCAAACTTCGGGTTGTTCCAGTAGATTTGTTGCACACTCGCGCCGGGTCCCGGCGCACCCGCATCCAGCTGATTGTTAGGCAAAAAACCATGGCAACCTCCAACCCCGCATTCCGAAACGCCGCGTTCGGCGCTCCCGGCGCCGTTGCAACGACCAAGGTGCTTTCCGACAACGACCTGCAGGCGTTGTACAACTCGCCGTCCGCCGGTTCGCAGGACACCGACCGGATGACCTACGAAGACACCATCGGCAAGACCGTGCTGGCGTTCGCCATCCTGCTGGCCGCCGCGGCCACCGCGTGGGTGCTGACCCCGGTTGCCCCGTTCCTGCTGATCCTAGGCGCCATCGGCGGCCTGGTGCTCGGCCTGGTCAACGCCTTCAAGAAGGAGCCGTCGCCGCCCCTGATCCTCGCCTACGCGGCGATGGAGGGCTTGTTCGTCGGTGGCATCTCCCGCGTCTTCGAGCAGATCTACGCAGGCGTCGTCACCCAGGCCGTTCTGGCCACCCTCGTCGTGGTCGGTGTGACCCTCGCGCTGTTCTCCAGCGGCAAGATCCGCGCCTCGAAGAAGGCCACCAAGGTCTTCCTCATCGCGATGGTCGGCTACGCGGTGTTCTCGCTGGTCAACGTCGGCATGATGATCTTCGGCGCCACGGACGGTGCGTTCGGCATGCGCAGCGGCAGCATCGAGATCGCCGGCTTCGAGATCAAGCTGGGCCTGGTCATCGGCATCCTGGCCGTGCTCATGGCCGCGTACTCGCTCGTGCTCGACTTCGACTTCATCCAGAAGGGCGTGAACAACCGCGCCCCGCGCAAGTACGGCTGGAGCGGCGCCTTCGGCATCATGGTCACCGTCGTGTGGCTGTACGTGGAGCTGCTGCGCATCTTCGCGATCGCCCGCGAGTAGCGCACTCGGCGCCCCGCGCCATCCGCCGCAGTCGCGGCATCCGCACCACCCGAGAGGGCCGGCCCACCACGGGCCGGCCCTCTCGTCGTCTCCCGCGCCGGTCAGGTGAATGCGTTCGGCTGGCTCGGGCCTCGGCGAGGCCTACCCAGGCACGCCACCCGCGAACCGGCGCCCCACCCGCGCACCGGCACGCCACCCGCGAAGCGGCGCCCCACCCGCGAAGGGGCGCCTGACCCGCGTACCACCCCGGCCCGCGCCCACATCCCGAGTCACGCGGGCACCGCGCCGCTCCGCTCGTGGCACGCCACCCGCGAACCGGCGCTCCACCCGCGCACCGGCACGCCATCCGCGAAGCGGCACGCCACCCGCGAACCGGCGCCCCACCCGCGCAGCACCCCGGCCCGCGCCCACATCCCGAGTTACGCGGGCACCGCGCCGCACCGCTCGTGGCACGCCACCCGCGAAGCGGCGCCCCACCCGCGCACCTCATCCGCCACCGTGTCCGCCCTGAACGGATGCCCCCGGCCGCCGGCGCGAGGCCACCCCGGCACCGGGGTTAACGACGGAAGCACCCCCGCGCGGGCGGGGGTGCTTCCGGAACAGCTAGCGGAGCGGCGGAACGCCTACTCCCATTCGATGGTCCCCGGCGGCTTCGACGTGACGTCGAGCACCACGCGGTTGACCCCGTCGACCTCGTTGGTGATGCGGTTGGAGATCTTCGCGAGCAGGTCGTACGGCAGGCGGGTCCAGTCGGCGGTCATGGCATCCTCGGAGGAAACCGGACGCAGCACGATCGGGTGCCCGTAAGTGCGACCGTCGCCCTGCACGCCCACGGAGCGCACGTCGGCGAGCAGCACCACGGGGCACTGCCAGATCTCCCGGTCCAGGCCCGCGGCGGTCAGTTCGGCGCGCACGATCGCATCCGCCTGACGCAGCAGGTCGAGACGAGCCTGGGTGACCTCGCCGACGATGCGGATGCCGAGGCCGGGTCCGGGGAACGGCTGGCGCTGCACGATTTCGGCGGGCAGTCCCAGCTCGGCGCCGATCGCGCGCACCTCGTCCTTGAACAGGGCGCGCAGCGGCTCGACGAGCTCGAACTGCAGGTCCTCGGGCAGGCCGCCCACGTTGTGGTGGCTCTTGATGTTGGCGGTGCCGCTGCCGCCGCCGGACTCGACCACGTCGGGGTACAGGGTGCCCTGCACGAGGAAGCGGATCGGGTCGCCGTCGATCTCGGCGGACTCCTTGATGAGCTCGGCCTGCGCCTGCTCGAAGGTGCGGATGAACTCGCGGCCGATGATCTTGCGCTTGGTCTCCGGGTCGCTGACCCCGGCGAGGGCGTTGATGAACTGCTCACGCACATCCACCGTGACCAGGCGGATGCCGGTGGCCTTGACGTAGTCCTCTTCGACCTGGCGGCGCTCGTCCTCGCGCAGCAGGCCGTGGTCGACGAACACGCAGACGAGCTGGTCGCCGATGGCCTTGTGCACGAGGGCTGCCGCGACGGCGGAGTCGACTCCACCGGAGAGGCCGCAGATGACTTTGCCCGTGCCCACCTGGGCCTGGATCAGGGCGACCTGCTCGGCGATGACGTTGCCGCTGTTCCAGTCGGCGGGGATGCCGGCGGCGCGGTGCAGGAAGTTCTCCAGCACGTGCTGGCCGTGCGCGGAGTGCTTGACCTCGGGGTGCCACTGCACGCCGTAGAGCCGGCGCTCGTCGTTGGCGAACGCGGCGACCGGGGTCGACACCGTGGAGGCCAGAACGGTGAAACCGTCGGGGGCCTTCGAGACGGAGTCGCCGTGGCTCATCCACACGGTCTGCTCCACCGGCTGGTCGGCGAGCAGAGCGTTGCTGCTGTCGGCGACGACCACCGGGGTGGAGCCGTACTCGCGCTGGCCGGTGTGCGAGACCTCGCCGCCGAGGGCGGTGGCCATCACCTGGAAGCCATAGCAAATGCCCAGCACCGGAATGCCGAGGTCGAAGATCGCCGGGTCGAAGGTGGGGGCGCCCTCGGCGTAGACGCTGGACGGCCCGCCGGAGAGCACGATGCCGATGGGGTTCTTGGCTGCGACCTCGGCGGCGGTGATCGAGTGCGCCACGATCTCCGAGTACACGGATGCCTCACGCACGCGGCGGGCGATCAGCTGCGCGTACTGCGCACCGAAGTCGACCACGAGCACGGGGCGGCTGATGCCGGAGGCCGTGGGCGCGGTGCCCTCCTCGGTGCCGAGCTGGTTCTCGAGGCCCTCGGCGCCCTCGGCGCCGTCGGCACCCACGACATCCATCGGGTTCACGGCGCTCATGCGTTCGCTCCGGCCTGCACGGCGGGAGTCGGGTGGGCGGCGAGGTAGGCCTTGACCCGCTGGCCGACCTTCACCTCCAGGAAGAAGGACAGGAACGGGATGATGCCTCCCAGGGCGATCAGCAGGAACATGGGGAACGGCCAACGCATGAGGCTCCAGAGGCGGAAGTCGGCGAACAGGTAGAGAACGTAGAACCAGCCGTGCACGATCAGGATCGCGGTGCTCAGGTTGAAGGCCGTCACGGTGTCGCGCGCCACGAGGGCGAGGAAGCCGTTGGGACCTCCGACCTCCAGTTCGTACTGGAAGACGAACTTGAGGATGACCTCGATGCACAAGAGCAGCAGGAACACACCGGTGATGATCGATGAGACCTGGTACAGCTTGAGCGCCCCCGGGATTCTGGGCAGGTCGGCAGGCTTGGGTGCAAGTGGCATGGGCTAATTCTACGGGGCCTTGGCGTGGCTCCGGTCGGGGCCGCCGTGCGGGGCGGATGCGTCGGGCCCGTCGCCGGCTGAGCCCCCGGCGTCGGTGCCGCCGCCGTTGGCGGCGAGCTCGGCTTCCTCGACTTCGCGCTCCCACGCATCCCGCACCAGGCGGTACCAGAGGAACACGGCGAACCCGGCGAACACGGCCCACTCGACGGCGTAGAAGATGTTCAGCCAGTTCAGCGGCACCTCGACGACCGGCTCGGGCGAGTCGATCACGGCGAGGCCGTCGGCCGCGGCGCTGTCGACGATGTAGCCCTGGTAGACCGACTGGTCGTTCCAGTTGGCCCAGAGGTTGATCAACGCGGCCGTGGACACCGTGGTCATGGTGTGCGGGTCGACGCCCTCGGCGGGCACCTGCGGCGCCTCGTCGGGCACGAACCGGCCGGTGAGCGGCTGCAGCGAGGCGATGCTCATCTCGTTGGCGAGCCGGTCGCGCACCGTGGCGGCCTGGTCGGCGTCGGCGGTCCAGCCGCGGGCGACGGGGATGCTGATGCCGTCGTCGGTGACGAAGTGGCTGACCACCCAGTACCCTGCTTCGCCGCCGTTGTGCCGGCCGCTGATGATCTGGTCATCCCCGGGCACGAAGGAGCCGCTGGTCTCGACCCGCTGGCCCTCCGCGATTTGCGGCGGCGGCCCATCCGGCGACACCGTGTCGCGCAGCGGCTGCACGATCTCGGTGCTGCGCTCCACGACCTGGCCGGAGCTGATGGCGCGGTCCAGCTGCCACTGGCCGAGCAGCGCGAACGCCGCGGCGATCGCCAAGGCCAGCAGCAGCGCGGCGATCCAGCGCGGGCGCAGCATCATGCCGATCATGAGTAGTCCCCCGCCCCGTCGTCCGTGCTGGACTTGCCGGGCTGGCCTGCCTTGTCGGGCTTCTTCTCGGGGGTCGGGTATGTCTCGGAAATGAAGTCCACCATCGGGTCGCCGGATTTCTGGTCGTGGGTGGCCGCCTCGACCAGCGCGATCTCCTCGGCGCGCATGGCGTCGCGCTCGGGGGTGCGGGTGGGCGGCTTGGGGGTGCGGGAGCGGCGGCCGAGGGCGGCGCCGATCTTCTCGGAGTTGGCGGTGAACAGCGGGCCGAGGATGGCCATGGAGAGCACGTAGAGACCGGCGAAGGGCTGCAGCCGCTGGTCGAGGCCGGCGCCCACCGAGAGGGTCGCCAGGATCAGAGTGAACTCCCCGCGGTTGACGAAGATCGCCGCGGTGTTGAGGCCTTCCCGCATACCCATTTGGTGCATCCGCGCCAGCAGCATGCCCGAACCCAGGCTGAGCACGAAGGTCATCAGGATGGCGATGGCCACCAGCGAGATGACCGAACCGAACTCGGCCACGTTGAGGGCCAACCCGAAGTTCAGGAAGAAGAACGCGCCGAACACGTCGCGGAGCGGCACGGCGACCCGCTCGATGCG
It includes:
- a CDS encoding Bax inhibitor-1/YccA family membrane protein, translating into MATSNPAFRNAAFGAPGAVATTKVLSDNDLQALYNSPSAGSQDTDRMTYEDTIGKTVLAFAILLAAAATAWVLTPVAPFLLILGAIGGLVLGLVNAFKKEPSPPLILAYAAMEGLFVGGISRVFEQIYAGVVTQAVLATLVVVGVTLALFSSGKIRASKKATKVFLIAMVGYAVFSLVNVGMMIFGATDGAFGMRSGSIEIAGFEIKLGLVIGILAVLMAAYSLVLDFDFIQKGVNNRAPRKYGWSGAFGIMVTVVWLYVELLRIFAIARE
- a CDS encoding SURF1 family protein; this encodes MIGMMLRPRWIAALLLALAIAAAFALLGQWQLDRAISSGQVVERSTEIVQPLRDTVSPDGPPPQIAEGQRVETSGSFVPGDDQIISGRHNGGEAGYWVVSHFVTDDGISIPVARGWTADADQAATVRDRLANEMSIASLQPLTGRFVPDEAPQVPAEGVDPHTMTTVSTAALINLWANWNDQSVYQGYIVDSAAADGLAVIDSPEPVVEVPLNWLNIFYAVEWAVFAGFAVFLWYRLVRDAWEREVEEAELAANGGGTDAGGSAGDGPDASAPHGGPDRSHAKAP
- a CDS encoding DUF3817 domain-containing protein gives rise to the protein MPLAPKPADLPRIPGALKLYQVSSIITGVFLLLLCIEVILKFVFQYELEVGGPNGFLALVARDTVTAFNLSTAILIVHGWFYVLYLFADFRLWSLMRWPFPMFLLIALGGIIPFLSFFLEVKVGQRVKAYLAAHPTPAVQAGANA
- a CDS encoding glycerophosphodiester phosphodiesterase family protein, producing MKPLVIGHRGASGYRPEHTEAAYRLAFALGADAVEPDIVATQDGVLVLRHENEISGTTDVAAHPEFADRQTSKVIDGVALTGWFTEDFTWAELTTLRARERLPALRGMSASFDGLFPIMRLRDLFRLVDLAEAPLDRELGIVAELKHASYFESIGLPLDELFAAEVNEAGWNTGEGRLTIESFERTVLAQVQARGIFGRRVFLLEATGAPADLVARFGDRATSYADYLTDLALYQLGHQVDGISVPKSLILNTDEHGVVDGASDLVDSAHAAGLQIYTWTLRPENRFLAPGNRVGTRKADVGNWQAEFRTIMDTGIDGVFADHPDLAVFVRDGLHTRMPHPLSQY
- the guaA gene encoding glutamine-hydrolyzing GMP synthase, yielding MSAVNPMDVVGADGAEGAEGLENQLGTEEGTAPTASGISRPVLVVDFGAQYAQLIARRVREASVYSEIVAHSITAAEVAAKNPIGIVLSGGPSSVYAEGAPTFDPAIFDLGIPVLGICYGFQVMATALGGEVSHTGQREYGSTPVVVADSSNALLADQPVEQTVWMSHGDSVSKAPDGFTVLASTVSTPVAAFANDERRLYGVQWHPEVKHSAHGQHVLENFLHRAAGIPADWNSGNVIAEQVALIQAQVGTGKVICGLSGGVDSAVAAALVHKAIGDQLVCVFVDHGLLREDERRQVEEDYVKATGIRLVTVDVREQFINALAGVSDPETKRKIIGREFIRTFEQAQAELIKESAEIDGDPIRFLVQGTLYPDVVESGGGSGTANIKSHHNVGGLPEDLQFELVEPLRALFKDEVRAIGAELGLPAEIVQRQPFPGPGLGIRIVGEVTQARLDLLRQADAIVRAELTAAGLDREIWQCPVVLLADVRSVGVQGDGRTYGHPIVLRPVSSEDAMTADWTRLPYDLLAKISNRITNEVDGVNRVVLDVTSKPPGTIEWE